From Demequina capsici, one genomic window encodes:
- the rpmA gene encoding 50S ribosomal protein L27: MAHKKGASSSRNGRDSNAQYLGVKRFGGQVVNAGEIIVRQRGTHFHPGANVGRGKDDTLFALAAGSVAFNQRRGRKVVDVVAGE; the protein is encoded by the coding sequence ATGGCACACAAGAAGGGCGCGAGCTCCTCGCGCAACGGTCGCGACTCGAACGCGCAGTACCTCGGCGTGAAGCGCTTCGGCGGTCAGGTCGTCAACGCGGGCGAGATCATCGTCCGCCAGCGTGGCACTCACTTCCACCCTGGTGCGAACGTCGGTCGCGGCAAGGATGACACCCTGTTCGCCCTCGCGGCCGGGTCGGTGGCGTTCAACCAGCGTCGTGGCCGCAAGGTCGTCGACGTCGTGGCGGGCGAGTAG
- the proB gene encoding glutamate 5-kinase: MSEHLRHVMAHARRVVVKVGSSSLTGPGGHLDETRLGALVDVLARERSGGREVLLVTSGSIAAGIGPLGLTERPTNLELQQAAASVGQGKLIHAYTQAFGRHALDVGQVLLTSDDMVRRAHYGNARRALESLLTLGVVPIINENDTVATDEIRFGDNDRLAALVATAIAADALVLLTDVDALYTAVPGSPGAHRISVVHGPEDLGGIDISRRGSSVGTGGMITKVEAASMATTSGVAVVLASAKDAGPAVAGEDVGTLFLPTGKRDTTRLQWLAHAARTRGGIVLDDGAVRAVVSRRASLLAAGVVEVRGQFEAGEPVDLLATDGTLVARGFAGFSAEEAGQMMGMSTDALGETLGEHYARELIHIDHLVVL; the protein is encoded by the coding sequence GTGAGCGAGCACCTGCGTCACGTGATGGCGCACGCCCGACGTGTGGTCGTCAAGGTCGGCTCGTCGTCCCTGACAGGTCCCGGGGGTCATCTCGATGAGACGCGTCTGGGCGCACTGGTCGACGTGCTCGCTCGCGAGCGGAGCGGTGGACGCGAAGTATTGCTCGTGACCTCCGGCTCGATCGCGGCGGGCATCGGTCCTTTGGGCCTCACCGAACGCCCGACGAATCTTGAGCTTCAGCAGGCCGCAGCGTCGGTAGGACAGGGGAAGCTGATCCACGCCTACACGCAGGCATTCGGACGGCACGCGCTCGACGTGGGTCAGGTCCTGCTCACCTCCGACGACATGGTGCGCCGTGCCCATTACGGCAACGCCAGGCGAGCACTGGAGTCGTTGCTCACGCTCGGCGTCGTTCCGATCATCAACGAGAACGACACGGTAGCCACCGACGAGATCCGCTTCGGCGACAACGACAGGTTGGCGGCGCTTGTGGCGACCGCGATAGCCGCGGATGCGCTTGTGCTGCTCACCGATGTCGATGCTCTCTACACGGCGGTCCCAGGTTCGCCGGGAGCCCACAGGATCTCTGTCGTGCATGGTCCCGAGGACCTGGGCGGCATCGACATCTCCCGACGCGGTTCGTCGGTCGGCACCGGAGGAATGATCACCAAGGTGGAGGCCGCTTCGATGGCGACCACCTCCGGCGTCGCGGTCGTGCTTGCGAGCGCGAAGGACGCCGGACCTGCGGTGGCCGGCGAGGACGTGGGCACGCTCTTCCTGCCCACGGGCAAGAGAGACACCACCCGTCTGCAGTGGCTCGCGCATGCGGCGCGCACACGCGGAGGGATCGTTCTCGATGATGGCGCGGTACGGGCGGTGGTGAGCCGACGCGCGTCACTTCTCGCAGCGGGCGTCGTCGAGGTTCGAGGCCAGTTCGAGGCGGGAGAGCCCGTTGACCTGCTGGCCACGGATGGCACCTTGGTGGCACGCGGTTTTGCGGGGTTCTCAGCGGAGGAGGCCGGCCAGATGATGGGGATGAGCACCGACGCGCTCGGCGAGACGCTCGGCGAGCACTACGCGCGCGAGCTCATCCATATCGATCATCTTGTCGTGCTCTAG
- a CDS encoding Rne/Rng family ribonuclease, producing the protein MSEDNVTPAAALIFQAPEPPKPRRASAPAGPPQIEQRAAAEATSEATEPRSSDDASGAPRADKPKRKSGGAKKTRKAPGDAPASEESVSSEAQSDGAGASQQEAAVGPESDGGPEADGTGARRRRRRGGRGRGKKRPEGEAEAEGEQESDGSTEPDAPDLQSGEASSDADPLDGPEDSDGAEGSASRRRRRRSRGSRATAPASSSDDQLQGSTRLQAKRQRRRDNRDGSRRRPVISEAEFLARRESVKRSMVVREKDHRVQIAVLEDDVLVEHYVSHQAQQSMAGNVYLGRVQNVLPGMEAAFVDIGRGRNAVLYAGEVNWDAAGLEGKAKRIELALKPGDQIMVQVTKDPIGHKGARVTSQISLAGRFLVYVPAGGVTGISRKLPDTERARLKKLLREVIPSDAGVIVRTAAEGASEDELRADVERLKRQWQTIQDEATTGKAPKLLRGEPDMAIRVVRDIFNEDFDSLTIQGEDTWNSLSMYVQQVAPDLMARLHKYTSQGDVFADSRIDEQLVKGMDRKVWLPSGGSLVIDRTEAMTVIDVNTGKFVGKGGTLEETMTLNNLEAAEEIVRQLRLRDIGGIIVIDFVDMLLEANRDRVLRRLIECLGRDRTKHQVAEVTSLGLVQMTRKRVGQGLVEAFSETCEHCKGRGFLVHGEPVAEASEKQPEPRRARSGRSRAGKTTVGMQPEPQPEPAKNETHALDDREEARAQVKATLASIAAAAEKAHHEDEHDGEHRSEPVLDLELSGREVDEESSEGSVADAEAQPQDFDEEPDGD; encoded by the coding sequence TTGAGCGAGGACAACGTCACACCTGCCGCAGCCCTGATCTTCCAGGCTCCGGAACCCCCCAAGCCGCGTCGCGCATCGGCACCGGCTGGACCGCCGCAGATCGAGCAGCGCGCCGCCGCGGAGGCCACGTCCGAGGCCACGGAGCCGCGGAGCTCCGACGACGCGTCGGGTGCTCCGCGGGCTGACAAGCCCAAGCGCAAGTCAGGCGGAGCCAAGAAGACGAGGAAGGCACCTGGCGACGCACCCGCGTCGGAGGAATCCGTCTCCAGCGAGGCCCAGTCGGACGGCGCCGGCGCCTCGCAGCAGGAAGCCGCCGTCGGCCCTGAATCCGATGGCGGCCCCGAGGCCGACGGCACCGGTGCGCGTCGTCGTCGCCGCCGCGGCGGCCGCGGACGTGGCAAGAAGCGTCCCGAGGGCGAGGCGGAGGCTGAGGGCGAGCAGGAGTCGGACGGCTCGACCGAGCCCGACGCTCCCGACCTCCAGTCAGGCGAGGCGTCGTCCGACGCCGATCCCCTCGACGGTCCGGAGGACTCTGACGGCGCGGAAGGCAGCGCCTCCCGTCGTCGACGCCGCCGCAGCCGTGGATCGCGCGCCACCGCTCCGGCATCGAGCTCCGACGACCAGCTGCAGGGCTCGACCAGGCTGCAGGCGAAGCGTCAGCGCCGCCGGGACAACCGCGATGGCTCGCGCCGTCGCCCCGTGATCTCGGAGGCCGAGTTCCTCGCGCGTCGCGAGTCGGTGAAGCGATCCATGGTGGTGCGCGAGAAGGACCACCGTGTCCAGATCGCCGTGCTTGAGGACGATGTCCTGGTCGAGCACTATGTCTCGCATCAGGCGCAGCAGTCGATGGCGGGCAACGTCTATCTCGGCCGTGTGCAGAACGTGCTTCCGGGCATGGAGGCGGCGTTCGTGGACATCGGCCGCGGGAGGAACGCCGTCCTCTATGCCGGTGAGGTCAACTGGGACGCCGCCGGCCTCGAGGGCAAGGCCAAGCGCATCGAGCTGGCGCTGAAGCCTGGCGACCAGATCATGGTCCAGGTCACCAAGGACCCGATCGGCCACAAGGGCGCTCGCGTCACCTCTCAGATCTCGCTCGCAGGACGCTTCCTTGTCTACGTGCCCGCCGGCGGTGTCACGGGAATCTCCCGCAAGCTTCCCGACACTGAGCGCGCGCGCCTGAAGAAGCTGTTGCGAGAGGTCATCCCGTCCGATGCTGGCGTCATCGTGCGCACCGCTGCCGAGGGAGCCTCGGAGGACGAGCTGCGCGCCGACGTCGAGCGGCTGAAGCGTCAGTGGCAGACCATCCAGGACGAGGCGACGACCGGCAAGGCGCCGAAGCTCCTGCGCGGCGAGCCCGACATGGCGATCCGCGTGGTGCGCGACATCTTCAATGAGGACTTCGACTCGCTCACGATCCAGGGCGAGGACACGTGGAACTCGCTGTCGATGTATGTGCAGCAGGTCGCGCCGGATCTGATGGCTCGTCTCCACAAGTACACCTCGCAGGGCGACGTCTTCGCGGATTCGCGCATCGACGAGCAGCTGGTGAAGGGGATGGACCGCAAGGTCTGGCTGCCTTCTGGCGGTTCGCTGGTCATCGACCGTACCGAGGCGATGACGGTGATCGACGTCAACACCGGCAAGTTCGTCGGCAAGGGCGGCACGCTCGAGGAGACGATGACGCTCAACAACCTCGAGGCGGCTGAGGAGATCGTCCGTCAGCTGCGGTTGCGCGACATCGGCGGCATCATCGTCATCGACTTCGTCGACATGCTGCTCGAGGCGAACCGGGACCGAGTGCTGCGCCGCCTCATCGAGTGCCTCGGGCGGGATCGCACCAAGCACCAGGTGGCTGAGGTGACGTCGCTGGGACTGGTCCAGATGACCCGCAAGAGGGTCGGCCAGGGACTGGTGGAGGCGTTCTCCGAGACCTGCGAGCACTGCAAGGGGCGCGGCTTCCTGGTGCACGGTGAGCCCGTCGCCGAGGCGAGCGAGAAGCAGCCGGAGCCGCGGCGTGCGCGAAGCGGTCGCAGCCGCGCCGGCAAGACGACCGTCGGGATGCAGCCGGAGCCGCAGCCCGAGCCCGCCAAGAACGAGACCCATGCGCTGGACGATCGGGAGGAGGCACGCGCGCAGGTCAAGGCGACGCTCGCCTCGATCGCCGCCGCTGCAGAGAAGGCGCACCACGAGGACGAGCACGACGGAGAGCATCGCTCGGAGCCCGTGCTCGACCTCGAGCTCTCGGGACGCGAGGTGGATGAGGAGTCGTCGGAGGGAAGCGTCGCCGACGCCGAGGCGCAGCCGCAGGACTTCGATGAGGAGCCCGATGGCGACTGA
- the obgE gene encoding GTPase ObgE: protein MASFVDRVTLHVTAGKGGHGVASVHREKFKPLGGPDGGNGGRGGSVVLRVDPQVTTLLDYHHVPHRSAENGRQGAGDMRHGANASDLVLGVPNGTIVKSADGEVLADLVGDGAEVVVAAGGRGGLGNAALATTKRKAPGFALLGEPGEEASVVLELKSIADVALVGYPSAGKSSLIAAMSRVRPKIADYPFTTLVPNLGVVEAGASRFTMADVPGLIEGASEGKGLGHDFLRHIERCSVIAHVLDTATLEADRDPLRDLQVISEELRAYSTDDAISGVPLADRPQIVILNKIDVPDGRELAALVRPDLEQLGMPIFEVSAVSHEGLRELGFALAAMVLEERAKVPELEKAPIVIRPKAVDDAGFTVAHVRDGAEDYFQVRGGKVERWVRQTNFANDEAVGYLADRLARAGVEDALFREGAVPGCEVVIGPREGGVVFDWEPTMAAGAELLGQRGTDLRIEEHERAHRATRAEKRREHQERMDAKSAARQELWTERDAGHWTDPSKDDGEV from the coding sequence GTGGCGAGCTTTGTGGATCGGGTGACCCTGCATGTGACAGCGGGCAAGGGCGGGCACGGTGTCGCCTCGGTGCACCGGGAGAAGTTCAAGCCTCTGGGCGGACCGGACGGCGGCAACGGCGGTCGGGGTGGATCGGTCGTGCTGCGCGTGGACCCTCAGGTGACCACGCTCCTCGACTACCACCACGTGCCCCACAGGTCTGCTGAGAACGGCCGTCAGGGCGCCGGTGACATGCGGCACGGTGCGAATGCATCTGATCTTGTTCTCGGCGTCCCCAACGGCACCATCGTCAAGTCGGCAGACGGCGAGGTGCTGGCGGACCTTGTCGGCGACGGTGCGGAGGTCGTGGTCGCCGCCGGCGGCAGGGGCGGCCTGGGCAACGCAGCGCTCGCCACCACCAAGCGGAAGGCGCCCGGCTTCGCGTTGCTCGGCGAGCCTGGTGAGGAGGCCTCCGTCGTCCTCGAGCTGAAGTCGATCGCTGATGTCGCGCTTGTCGGTTACCCGAGCGCAGGTAAGTCCTCTCTCATCGCGGCGATGAGCCGTGTCCGACCGAAGATCGCTGACTACCCGTTCACCACCCTGGTGCCGAATCTCGGTGTCGTGGAGGCAGGCGCCAGCCGTTTCACGATGGCGGACGTCCCCGGGTTGATCGAGGGCGCTTCTGAAGGCAAGGGCCTCGGCCACGACTTCCTGCGTCACATTGAGCGCTGTTCCGTGATCGCGCACGTCCTCGACACCGCGACCCTCGAGGCGGACCGTGATCCATTGCGTGACCTGCAGGTGATCTCGGAGGAGCTGCGCGCCTACTCGACGGATGATGCGATCAGCGGCGTGCCGCTGGCCGACCGACCCCAGATCGTGATCCTCAACAAGATCGACGTCCCCGACGGCCGCGAGCTCGCGGCGCTGGTGAGGCCAGATCTCGAGCAGCTGGGGATGCCGATCTTCGAGGTCAGCGCGGTCAGCCACGAGGGTCTGCGCGAGTTGGGCTTCGCGCTCGCGGCGATGGTCCTGGAGGAGCGCGCCAAGGTGCCTGAGCTGGAGAAGGCACCCATCGTCATCCGTCCCAAGGCTGTCGATGACGCGGGCTTCACGGTGGCTCATGTGCGCGACGGCGCCGAGGACTATTTCCAGGTCCGCGGAGGCAAGGTCGAGCGCTGGGTCCGGCAGACCAACTTCGCGAACGACGAGGCGGTCGGCTATCTCGCGGATCGGTTGGCTCGTGCGGGAGTGGAGGACGCGCTCTTCCGTGAGGGTGCGGTGCCTGGTTGCGAGGTGGTGATCGGGCCGCGCGAGGGCGGTGTCGTCTTCGACTGGGAGCCGACCATGGCAGCCGGCGCTGAGCTGCTCGGACAGCGCGGGACAGACCTCCGGATCGAGGAGCACGAGCGAGCGCATCGCGCGACGCGAGCCGAGAAGCGTCGGGAGCATCAGGAGCGCATGGACGCGAAGTCGGCGGCCCGGCAGGAGCTCTGGACGGAACGCGACGCCGGGCACTGGACCGACCCGTCCAAGGACGACGGCGAGGTCTGA
- the rplU gene encoding 50S ribosomal protein L21, translating into MVYAIVKAGGRQEKVSEGDVIVVDRLKAEAGSIVELAPVLLVDGDKVTSDAKALGKVKVTAEVIRDERGPKIDILKYKNKTGYRKRIGHRQELTRLKVTGIK; encoded by the coding sequence ATGGTGTACGCGATTGTGAAGGCCGGTGGCCGCCAGGAGAAGGTCTCCGAGGGCGACGTCATCGTCGTCGACCGTCTCAAGGCTGAGGCCGGCTCCATCGTCGAGCTCGCCCCGGTCCTGCTCGTCGACGGTGACAAGGTCACGTCCGACGCCAAGGCGCTGGGCAAGGTCAAGGTGACGGCCGAGGTCATCCGCGACGAGCGTGGCCCGAAGATCGACATCCTCAAGTACAAGAACAAGACCGGTTACCGCAAGCGTATCGGTCACCGTCAGGAGCTCACGCGCCTGAAGGTCACGGGCATCAAGTAA